A genome region from Paralichthys olivaceus isolate ysfri-2021 chromosome 6, ASM2471397v2, whole genome shotgun sequence includes the following:
- the gpkow gene encoding G-patch domain and KOW motifs-containing protein — MASHGEDPAAAEEQGEKKAAAVSFGFTKTLSKFKVPAADALTNKEDKDYLTGIDRNELQSSKPTEKTKELIIPLIQKNRWHRPDRAGHSEESGGKTQETTREIDSADSLAVKELIEDSRRQLEQWENGPQTQTDPNLRIPLLMQNKVPEGFEDGEHVQVDLRPESSTEADYESIPVEAYGIAMLKGMGWKKGEGIGRTFKQDVKPIEHQLRPKGLGLGADRSEIKDLEPTKHKRPPKPGEEREKEEELVMGPGGCVLVESGAHKELYGKIEGVDPDNARAVVKLAIGGKTVTISQHAIKLVGRKEYDKYSKDLSRLSRAHKEKEKEREKERERQEEKERRSNDDEVKHKSSEKDRGKDDRKRKHRESSRDREKPPVKEARRPPAPRSWLQRDLKVRFIDKAFKGGRYYNSKMCVEDVLTPTTCVVRTEEGRLLDDVRQDMLETIVPKSENDSIMVVLGEHRGQVGHILQRDKNKCRAIVQLDRNEKVFTLDYDSMCHYVGASDN, encoded by the exons ATGGCGTCGCACGGAGAAGACCCGGCTGCCGctgaggagcagggggagaagAAAGCGGCCGCGGTATCGTTTGGTTTCACTAAAACACTCAGTAAATTTAAAGTTCCTGCCGCGGACGCTTTGACCAACAAGGAAGACAAAGACTATCTCACCGGAATCGATAGAAATGAGCTGCAAAG CTCAAAACCAACAGAGAAGACTAAGGAGCTCATCATCCCTCTGATCCAGAAGAACCGCTGGCACAGGCCGGACCGAGCGGGACACAGCGAGGAGAGTGGAGGCAAAACACAGGAGACAACCCGGGAGATTGACTCTGCGGACTCTCTGGCTGTCAAAGAACTCATCGAGG ATTCACGGAGGCAGCTTGAGCAGTGGGAGAATGGCCCCCAGACACAAACTGACCCGAATCTCCGCATCCCCTTGTTGATGCAAAACAAAGTGCCCGAGGGCTTTGAGGATGGAGAGCACGTACAGGTGGATCTGCGGCCTGAATCC tcaaCAGAGGCAGATTATGAGAGCATTCCTGTTGAGGCTTATGGAATCGCTATGCTGAAGGGGATGGGCTGGAAAAAAGGGGAAGGCATTGGACGCACCTTCAAACA GGATGTGAAGCCAATCGAACACCAGCTGCGGCCGAAAGGTTTGGGTCTTGGTGCAGATCGTTCAGAGATAAAGGATCTGGAGCCCACCAAACATAAGCGCCCCCCCAAGCCAGGCGAGGAgcgggagaaggaggaggaactAGTGATGGGTCCCGGGGGCTGCGTGCTGGTGGAGTCAGGGGCACATAAAGAGCTGTACGGGAAG ATTGAAGGCGTTGATCCAGACAACGCTCGAGCTGTGGTGAAGCTGGCTATTGGTGGAAAGACTGTGACAATCAGCCAGCACGCTATTAAACTGGTTGGGCGTAAGGAATACGACAAATACAGCAAAGACCTCA GTCGTCTCAGTAGAGCTcacaaagagaaggagaaggagcgagagaaagagcgagagagacaagaggagaaagagaggcgAAGTAATGATGACGAGGTAAAACACAAGTCTTCAGAAAAAGATCGAGGAAAAgatgacaggaagaggaaacacagagaatcAAGTCGAGACAG aGAGAAGCCACCGGTTAAAGAAGCGAGGCGGCCACCTGCTCCCCGCTCCTGGCTCCAGAGAGACTTGAAAGTTCGCTTTATAGACAAAGCTTTCAAAGGGGGCAGGTACTACAACTCAAAG atgTGTGTTGAGGACGTCCTGACACCCACCACCTGTGTAGTTCGAACTGAAGAGGGTAGACTGCTAGACG ATGTGAGGCAGGACATGCTGGAAACCATTGTCccaaaaagtgaaaatgattcTATAATGGTCGTACTGGGTGAACACAGGGGTCAG GTCGGACATATTCTCCAACGGGACAAGAACAAGTGCAGAGCAATAGTTCAGCTCGATAGAAATGAGAAAGTGTTCACTCTGGACTATGATTCCATGTGTCATTATGTAGGAGCAAGCGACAATTGA